The following proteins are encoded in a genomic region of Brachypodium distachyon strain Bd21 chromosome 1, Brachypodium_distachyon_v3.0, whole genome shotgun sequence:
- the LOC100827108 gene encoding actin-related protein 2/3 complex subunit 2A — MILLQSPSRFLLQILKERVLSGDKGVDIDCQTVEFDDVRYHIQFSMRNPKAMVLSVALPLAPPEAILYDGLPLGAIDAIKAAYGPVVQILDPPKDGFDLTMKINLTKLPPDEEQRNALLTQIASVREVVLGAPLKLLLKHLATKTVAPNVDKLVALVHRPNESFFLALQPDKVTVVYPMRFQDSIDIVLATSFLQEFVEARRTAALSNAPSCMWSPVPPLELKGMDADALNANAGFVTFVVSPRHVEGRKLDKTVWSLLTFHAYVSYHVKCSEGFMHTRMRRRVETLIQALDRAKSDAEKLKKLVHGASFRRMSLNEGN; from the exons ATGATATTGCTCCAGTCGCCGTCCAGGTTCTTGCTTCAGATCCTAAAAGAACGTGTCCTAAG TGGCGACAAGGGCGTGGACATCGATTGCCAGACAGTGGAATTCGATGATGTGCGGTATCATATCCAG TTCTCTATGAGAAATCCAAAGGCAATGGTGCTATCAGTGGCACTGCCCCTCGCACCTCCTGAAGCTATTCTGTACGACGGGCTTCCACTTGGTGCTATTGATGCTATTAAGGCGGCTTATGGGCCAGTGGTTCAAATTCTTGATCCTCCAAAGGATGGCTTTGATCTCACAATGAAGATAAATTTAACAAAGCTTCCGCCAGATGAAG AACAGCGGAATGCTCTCTTGACACAGATTGCATCTGTGAGAGAGGTTGTGCTGGGTGCACCGCTGAAGCTTCTGCTGAAGCATCTAGCTACAAAGACAGTGGCTCCTAACGTGGACAAGCTGGTTGCCCTTGTTCACCGTCCTAATGAATCATTCTTCCTTGCTCTCCAG CCAGATAAAGTTACTGTTGTGTACCCAATGAGGTTCCAGGATTCCATTGATATTGTCTTAGCAACTTCTTTCCTGCAG GAGTTTGTGGAAGCAAGGCGGACTGCTGCTCTTAGTAACGCTCCTTCCTGTATGTGGTCTCCAGTTCCTCCTCTTGAGTTAAAAGGCATGGATGCGGATGCACTAAATGCAAATGCCGGTTTTGTTACTTTTG TCGTTTCCCCTAGGCATGTTGAAGGTAGAAAGCTAGACAAAACAGTTTGGAGTTTGTTAACATTTCATGCTTACGTAAGCTACCATGTTAAG TGTTCCGAAGGATTCATGCACACAAGAATGAGGCGTAGAGTTGAGACTCTGATCCAG